The following coding sequences lie in one Arachis stenosperma cultivar V10309 chromosome 5, arast.V10309.gnm1.PFL2, whole genome shotgun sequence genomic window:
- the LOC130981304 gene encoding uncharacterized protein LOC130981304 produces MCKIAGEKGHVELYIVHKVEDAEDFPEVGFLDVGGQSEQNQQAERANDEEVNNEQQLVIFQGELGQEGKRDNVEKVDVGDKLNPEEQGKSNSDDDSNDKDFIPSADEVDSADDVVFTDRNGLAVSDFNDEEGFNSDEVDVEYEVGGGSEKEDSEDDDNHEASRYPIHRDVKDMTTYKWEVGTVYASREEFKDIVTAYAVQTRRRLRYAKLDLVRVRAVCQEGCPFWLYAAKMSEEETWQLRSMNLKHTCGQSHRVGILHTGWLSRVFRKKVEGNPKVKIKDLINKAQRKWNLTVITSMAARSRQAALEEIQGAYRKQYKRIADYCSELLRANPGSSVTLKVQRSPDFEVEDQHQGLNNYCIFQRVYVCLAACKKSFLQCRRFVGLDGCFLKTPQGGQLLTAVGWDPNDQMLPIAYAVVEAETKDTWKWFLRLLIDDFGVEIIGKTTFMSDQQKGLLSAFDEVIPGVDHRFCVRHLYSNFRKKFPRLQLKQLMWRCAKATHWKEWEKEMLIIRQINVDAHRHLNAIPPRFWSRSRFNFHSKCDTLVNNMCESFNGVIVESREKPIVTMLEDIRVYLMTRWAVNRERIKNFNGTLLPRIRMKLERRGRSAGEWRPYWSAAQTYEVVNGLNKFAVDLSAHECSCRKWQLSGILCTHAISCINFKGLDIDAFVDNCYKKAAYVKCYDSVINPLNGPDLWEKTSFDNVMPPPYRRPSHRPVKKRKRGPDEAPDSSQTHLSRRGQIQRCSNCGESGHKRGGCKKPSMDD; encoded by the exons ATGTGTAAAATAGCGGGGGAGAAGGGTCACGTTGAGCTTTATATAGTCCATAAGGTTGAGGATGCTGAAGATTTTCCCGAAGTAGGGTTTCTTGATGTTGGAGGCCAGAGTGAACAGAATCAGCAGGCGGAGAGGGCCAATGATGAAGAGGTAAATAATGAGCAGCAGTTGGTGATATTTCAGGGTGAACTGGGTCAGGAGGGGAAAAGGGACAATGTGGAGAAGGTTGATGTGGGAGATAAATTGAACCCGGAGGAGCAGGGCAAATCGAACAGTGACGATGATAGCAATGATAAGGATTTCATTCCATCTGCTGATGAGGTTGACAGTGCAGATGATGTTGTGTTTACTGACA GAAATGGGTTAGCTGTTAGTGATTTCAATGATGAGGAAGGGTTCAATAGTGATGAAGTTGATGTGGAATATGAAGTTGGAGGTGGTTCAGAGAAAGAGGACAGTGAGGATGATGATAACCATGAGGCTAGTCGATATCCAATACATAGAGATGTGAAAGACATGACAACTTACAAATGGGAAGTTGGTACCGTATATGCTTCAAGGGAGGAATTCAAGGACATTGTTACAGCTTATGCAGTCCAAACAAGAAGGAGACTTAGGTATGCCAAGcttgacttggtgagagtgagGGCTGTTTGTCAAGAGGGCTGTCCGTTTTGGTTATACGCAGCAAAAATGAGTGAGGAAGAGACTTGGCAGCTCAGGTCAATGAACCTTAAGCATACCTGTGGCCAGTCACACAGGGTAGGGATACTGCATACTGGTTGGCTGAGTAGGGTTTTTAGGAAGAAAGTGGAAGGTAATCCAAAGGTAAAGATAAAGGACCTGATCAACAAGGCACAAAGGAAATGGAATTTGACAGTGATAACTTCGATGGCAGCTAGGTCTAGACAAGCTGCATTGGAGGAGATTCAGGGAGCTTACCGAAAGCAGTATAAAAGGATTGCTGACTACTGCTCGGAGCTGCTACGGGCTAATCCAGGGTCATCAGTCACACTCAAGGTCCAGAGGTCCCCTGATTTCGAGGTTGAGGACCAGCACCAGGGGTTAAACAACTATTGCATCTTTCAAAGGGTATATGTGTGTCTAGCTGCTTGTAAGAAGAGCTTCCTGCAGTGTAGAAGGTTTGTGGGATTGGATGGGTGTTTTCTAAAGACACCTCAAGGAGGGCAGTTGTTGACAGCCGTTGGGTGGGATCCGAATGATCAAATGCTTCCAATTGCGTACGCTGTTGTGGAGGCAGAGACAAAAGACACCTGGAAGTGGTTTCTCCGGTTGCTAATTGATGATTTTGGAGTCGAGATCATTGGGAAAACAACCTTCATGTCTGATCAGCAGAAG GGACTTTTGTCTGCATTTGATGAAGTCATCCCTGGAGTAGACCATAGGTTCTGTGTCCGCCATCTTTACAGCAATTTCAGGAAGAAATTTCCTAGACTACAGTTGAAACAACTGATGTGGAGGTGTGCAAAGGCTACTCATTGGAAGGAATGGGAGAAAGAGATGCTAATCATCAGGCAAATCAATGTGGATGCACACAGACATTTGAATGCTATTCCTCCAAGATTTTGGAGCAGGTCCAGGTTTAATTTTCATTCTAAATGTGACACTCTTGTAAACAACATGTGTGAGAGCTTTAATGGTGTTATAGTAGAGTCTAGGGAGAAACCTATAGTGACAATGTTGGAGGATATCAGGGTTTATTTAATGACTAGATGGGCTGTTAACAGAGAAAGAATAAAAAACTTTAATGGTACACTTCTACCTCGCATTAGGATGAAACTAGAGAGGAGAGGCAGATCTGCTGGTGAGTGGAGGCCTTACTGGTCTGCTGCACAAACATATGAGGTTGTTAATGGACTGAATAAATTTGCTGTTGATCTTTCTGCTCATGAGTGCTCCTGTAGGAAGTGGCAGCTTAGTGGTATTCTCTGCACACATGCTATAAGCTGCATCAATTTTAAGGGTCTTGACATAGATGCATTTGTTGATAACTGCTACAAGAAGGCTGCATATGTCAAGTGCTATGATTCAGTCATCAATCCTTTAAATGGCCCAGATTTATGGGAGAAAACCAGCTTTGATAATGTCATGCCCCCACCCTATCGAAGGCCTAGCCACAGACCAgtcaagaagaggaagagaggacCGGATGAAGCTCCGGACAGCAGCCAGACACACTTGTCTAGGAGGGGACAAATCCAGAGATGCTCAAACTGTGGTGAATCTGGACACAAGAGGGGAGGATGCAAGAAGCCATCCATGGAT GACTAA
- the LOC130981305 gene encoding uncharacterized protein LOC130981305, with protein sequence MATESSRSCQSRSSAQKRELVCRHGERPVLRVSGTRNNPGRRFWGCVYYEIQEECDIFRWVDPETDSDDPHVARMKRKVAAMKAKVRDNEWKFKVAAVLGIFGFAMSLSFLGETGSGILWLKETVLAGGYSWLHPSPLVLVVAVCCFWWALAWAFGGEYLLVDCCDEALELVMGLLDEGFLPPLVLFLAD encoded by the exons ATGGCTACCGAGAGCTCACGGTCGTGTCAGAGTAGGTCGTCTGCGCAGAAAAGGGAGCTTGTGTGTCGGCATGGGGAGAGACCCGTGCTTAGAGTTTCTGGAACGAGGAACAACCCTGGGCGACGATTTTGGGGGTGTGTCTATTATGAG ATCCAAGAGGAGTGTGATATCTTCCGATGGGTAGACCCAGAAACAGACAGTGACGATCCTCATGTTGCAAGGATGAAAAGGAAAGTTGCGGCCATGAAAGCAAAAGTGAGGGACAATGAGTGGAAGTTCAAGGTTGCTGCAGTGTTAGGGATTTTTGG TTTTGCCATGAGCCTCAGCTTTCTTGGAGAAACAGGAAGTGGAATTTTGTGGCTGAAGGAGACAGTCCTGGCTGGTGGGTATAGCTGGCTGCACCCATCTCCTTTGGTGCTGGTGGTTGCTGTGTGTTGCTTCTGGTGGGCTTTGGCTTGGGCCTTCGGTGGAGAGTACCTGCTGGTGGACT GCTGTGATGAAGCCTTAGAACTGGTCATGGGTCTGCTGGATGAAGGCTTCCTCCCACCTCTGGTCCTCTTCCTAGCAGATTGA
- the LOC130979231 gene encoding F-box/kelch-repeat protein At3g23880-like → MSPPRDRVVEGCNLVGSTAKDRNPLCPTLPVLPDDILVEILLMLPVRALLQFKCVCKSWRTLISSPQFAMDNFRQRSSADRDLTSRLVYYNRLYHHCRVGFLPLQPLFNSPSATTKVVSFDMGCRVGALVVRGSCNGLVCLHHLQSCCLRLWNPCTGSASQWFRIEFNCFTYYGFGYDHVHDKYKLVTVEGQDLTVICTFGANSSTIGPKFPSPAVGLSGSIGKFVSGTGTLNWMAKLTGSAANERKWVILSFDLANETFGQVPLPRLSGGGDNTCDPELQVLRNCLCFTIDHNNTVFDVWMMKDYGVTESWMMISRVKLWRHKYNNPLTPFSISEHDVLLLMLPDRRLVLHKSDSGLLYFPLIDSSSDAHHFPICSKTNFRIFFLYHDSLVLPPQ, encoded by the coding sequence ATGAGCCCTCCTCGTGATCGAGTTGTTGAGGGGTGCAACCTGGTCGGAAGCACGGCCAAGGACCGCAATCCCCTTTGTCCAACTCTGCCGGTGCTGCCAGACGACATCCTGGTCGAAATCCTGCTGATGCTTCCTGTGAGGGCCCTTCTTCAATTCAAGTGTGTGTGTAAGTCTTGGAGAACCCTAATCTCTAGCCCCCAATTCGCCATGGACAACTTTCGTCAACGCTCATCGGCGGACCGGGATCTAACGTCGCGTTTGGTATATTACAATCGCCTCTACCACCACTGCCGAGTTGGATTCTTGCCCCTGCAACCGCTGTTCAATAGCCCATCAGCCACTACCAAGGTCGTTAGCTTCGATATGGGCTGTCGTGTTGGTGCGCTCGTTGTTAGAGGCTCCTGCAATGGTTTGGTGTGCTTGCATCATCTTCAGAGTTGTTGTCTCCGCCTGTGGAACCCTTGCACTGGATCCGCATCCCAATGGTTTCGAATTGAGTTTAACTGTTTCACTTATTATGGTTTTGGCTATGATCACGTGCATGACAAATACAAGCTTGTAACAGTGGAAGGACAAGATTTGACCGTAATTTGTACATTTGGTGCAAATTCTTCGACTATCGGTCCCAAATTCCCTTCTCCTGCCGTTGGTTTGTCAGGGTCCATTGGGAAATTCGTGAGTGGCACCGGCACTCTCAATTGGATGGCAAAGCTGACTGGTTCTGCTGCTAATGAGAGGAAGTGGGTAATTCTTTCCTTTGACTTGGCAAATGAAACTTTTGGCCAAGTGCCGTTGCCTCGTCTGAGTGGCGGCGGCGACAATACTTGTGATCCAGAGCTGCAAGTCTTAAGGAACTGCCTTTGTTTTACTATAGATCATAATAATACTGTCTTCGACGTGTGGATGATGAAGGATTATGGAGTAACGGAATCCTGGATGATGATCTCGCGCGTGAAACTCTGGCGTCACAAGTACAATAATCCTTTAACACCCTTCTCCATCTCGGAACATGATGTCCTTTTGCTAATGCTTCCTGATAGAAGATTGGTTCTGCATAAATCTGATTCTGGCCTGTTATATTTTCCTCTGATCGATAGCTCAAGTGACGCCCATCACTTTCCTATATGCTCCAAAACAAATTTTCGGATCTTTTTTCTTTACCATGACAGCTTAGTTTTGCCACCACAATAA